The Pricia mediterranea genome includes a window with the following:
- a CDS encoding GlcG/HbpS family heme-binding protein, whose translation MNITLAQAEKIVSAAKEKAKSLDTKMNIAVVDAGANLVAFARMDGAWLGSLDISIKKAKTARYFDMNTGAVGELSQPGGSLYNIEHSNNGLITFPGGVPIKNGSEEIIGAIGVSGSSVENDQAVAEAGAAAL comes from the coding sequence ATGAACATTACATTAGCGCAAGCCGAAAAAATAGTTTCAGCGGCAAAAGAAAAAGCCAAGTCATTGGACACAAAAATGAATATCGCAGTCGTAGATGCGGGAGCAAATCTAGTAGCTTTCGCACGCATGGACGGCGCATGGCTGGGTTCTTTGGACATCTCGATCAAGAAAGCAAAAACGGCCCGTTATTTTGATATGAATACCGGCGCTGTCGGCGAGTTGTCTCAGCCGGGCGGTTCTTTGTACAATATCGAACATTCCAACAATGGCTTGATCACCTTTCCGGGTGGCGTGCCGATCAAAAATGGTTCGGAAGAAATCATCGGAGCCATCGGCGTTAGCGGAAGCTCCGTTGAAAATGATCAGGCAGTAGCCGAAGCAGGCGCAGCGGCCCTTTAA